The Latilactobacillus sakei subsp. sakei DSM 20017 = JCM 1157 genome includes a window with the following:
- the gatA gene encoding Asp-tRNA(Asn)/Glu-tRNA(Gln) amidotransferase subunit GatA, translating into MDYLNEDLQSVHDKLVAGDLTASQLVTDTLETIKTKEQQVDAFLTIDEKGAQEAAAKIDAQPIDADNLLAGMPIGIKDNLLTDGVTTTAASKMLANFKPVFDATVVEKLKAKKAIMIGKTNLDEFAMGSSTETSAFKKTKNPWDLDKVPGGSSGGSAAAVAAGEVVAALGTDTGGSIRQPAAFNGIVGIKPTYGRVSRWGAIAFASSLDQVGVFSRTVADNATVLQAISGHDEKDSTSADYDVPDFRAALNGDIKGMKIAVAKEYMAEGVEPTVKAQIETAIETFKSLGATVEEVSLPHSQYAVQTYYIIASSEASSNLSRFDGIRYGYRSPEAKTLEDVYVKSRSEGFGDEVKRRIMLGTFALSSGFYDAYFKKAGQMRTLIIQDFEKVFEDYDLVVGPTTPTTAFKLGDKGTDPVTMYMNDILTIPANMAGLPAMSVPAGLVDGMPVGLQIIGKAFDEESVYRAGYAFEQATEFNKNVPSFKGGQA; encoded by the coding sequence GTGGATTATTTAAACGAAGATTTACAAAGTGTTCATGACAAACTAGTTGCTGGTGACTTAACGGCTAGTCAATTAGTAACGGATACATTAGAAACGATTAAAACCAAAGAACAACAAGTTGATGCTTTCTTAACCATCGATGAAAAAGGCGCTCAAGAAGCAGCTGCCAAAATCGATGCGCAACCAATCGATGCTGATAACTTATTAGCAGGGATGCCAATTGGGATTAAAGATAACTTATTGACAGACGGTGTCACAACGACAGCTGCTAGCAAGATGCTTGCTAACTTCAAACCCGTTTTTGATGCGACTGTTGTTGAAAAATTAAAGGCTAAAAAGGCCATCATGATTGGTAAAACCAACTTAGATGAATTTGCCATGGGTTCTTCAACAGAAACATCTGCCTTTAAGAAGACTAAAAACCCTTGGGACCTTGATAAAGTGCCTGGCGGTTCTTCAGGTGGTTCTGCAGCAGCTGTTGCCGCGGGTGAAGTGGTCGCTGCTTTAGGGACAGATACTGGTGGTTCAATTCGCCAACCCGCTGCTTTTAACGGGATTGTCGGTATCAAACCAACTTATGGCCGTGTGTCACGTTGGGGTGCGATTGCTTTTGCTTCAAGTCTTGATCAAGTCGGTGTCTTCAGTCGAACTGTTGCTGATAACGCAACTGTTTTACAAGCCATCAGTGGTCATGATGAAAAAGACAGTACCAGTGCTGATTATGACGTACCTGATTTCCGGGCTGCTTTAAACGGCGACATCAAGGGCATGAAGATTGCCGTTGCCAAAGAATATATGGCAGAAGGTGTTGAACCAACTGTTAAGGCCCAAATCGAAACAGCTATCGAAACTTTCAAGTCATTGGGTGCAACGGTTGAAGAAGTTAGCTTGCCACATTCTCAATATGCGGTTCAAACTTACTACATCATTGCTTCAAGTGAAGCCTCATCTAACTTGTCACGTTTTGACGGGATTCGTTACGGCTACCGTTCACCTGAAGCTAAGACGCTTGAAGATGTTTACGTTAAATCACGTTCTGAAGGCTTTGGCGATGAAGTGAAACGCCGGATTATGCTTGGCACATTTGCTTTATCATCAGGTTTCTATGATGCTTACTTCAAAAAAGCGGGTCAAATGCGGACCTTGATTATTCAAGATTTCGAAAAGGTCTTCGAAGATTACGATTTAGTTGTGGGTCCTACAACACCAACAACTGCCTTCAAGTTAGGTGACAAGGGCACGGATCCTGTCACAATGTACATGAATGATATCTTAACGATTCCTGCTAACATGGCTGGCTTACCAGCAATGTCAGTACCTGCTGGTCTTGTTGATGGGATGCCAGTTGGTTTACAAATCATCGGGAAAGCCTTCGACGAAGAATCAGTTTATCGTGCCGGTTACGCCTTTGAACAAGCCACAGAATTTAACAAAAACGTACCAAGCTTTAAAGGAGGACAAGCCTAA
- the gatB gene encoding Asp-tRNA(Asn)/Glu-tRNA(Gln) amidotransferase subunit GatB: MNFETTIGLEVHIELKTNSKMYSPSPVNYGAEPNTNTNVIDWGYPGTLPTLNKGAYTLGMMVATALHADIARDTHFDRKNYFYPDNPKAYQITQYEQPLGKDGYIEVEIDGHKKQIGIAELHVEEDAGKNTHGSDGYSYVDLNRQGTALIEIVSKPDMSTPEEAYAYLETLRQIVQFTGASDVKMEEGSMRVDTNISVRPIGAKKYGVKSELKNLNSFNHVRLGLAYEIKRQSQLLIAGETIRPETRRFDEKSGETYLMRVKSGADDYRYFPEPDLPPMHIGDDWLKEVQDNMPEMPAKRRTRYVDELGLPEYDAGVLTNTKEMSDFFEAAVANGAAPKQVSNWLMGEVNAYLNDKQIDLQETALTPEHLAQMINLIKDGIISSKIAKKVFQEIIQNDTDPKAWVEAKGMVQLSDPAKLTPIITGILDDNQQSIDDFKNGKDRAVGFLVGKIMKETRGQANPKVVNDLLMAELNKR, from the coding sequence ATGAATTTCGAAACAACAATCGGACTTGAAGTGCATATTGAATTAAAAACCAACTCAAAAATGTACAGTCCATCTCCTGTTAATTATGGTGCAGAACCTAATACCAACACGAATGTTATCGACTGGGGTTATCCTGGGACATTGCCAACTTTGAACAAGGGTGCTTACACGCTTGGGATGATGGTCGCAACAGCACTACATGCTGATATTGCCCGTGATACACATTTTGACCGGAAAAATTATTTCTACCCAGATAATCCAAAGGCTTATCAAATCACACAATACGAACAACCCCTTGGTAAAGACGGTTATATTGAAGTCGAGATTGATGGTCACAAAAAACAAATCGGGATTGCTGAATTGCACGTCGAAGAAGATGCTGGTAAGAATACGCATGGTTCAGACGGCTATTCATACGTCGATTTAAACCGTCAAGGAACAGCCTTGATCGAAATCGTCTCAAAACCTGATATGTCAACACCTGAAGAAGCCTATGCTTACCTTGAAACCTTACGTCAAATCGTTCAATTTACGGGCGCATCTGATGTTAAGATGGAAGAAGGGTCAATGCGGGTGGATACCAATATTTCTGTGCGACCAATCGGCGCTAAGAAATATGGTGTTAAATCAGAATTGAAAAACTTGAACTCATTTAACCATGTCCGTTTAGGGTTGGCTTATGAAATCAAGCGTCAATCACAACTCTTGATTGCTGGTGAAACAATTCGTCCAGAAACTCGTCGTTTTGATGAAAAATCAGGCGAAACCTACTTAATGCGGGTTAAATCTGGTGCGGATGATTACCGTTACTTCCCAGAACCAGATCTACCACCAATGCACATTGGCGATGACTGGTTGAAAGAAGTGCAAGACAATATGCCTGAAATGCCTGCTAAACGCCGGACACGGTATGTTGATGAATTAGGCTTACCAGAATATGATGCGGGTGTCTTAACGAACACGAAGGAAATGTCTGACTTCTTTGAAGCAGCTGTTGCCAACGGTGCCGCACCTAAACAAGTTTCTAACTGGTTGATGGGCGAAGTGAATGCTTACTTGAACGACAAGCAAATTGACCTTCAAGAAACCGCATTAACACCAGAACATTTAGCTCAAATGATCAACTTGATCAAAGACGGTATTATTTCATCGAAGATTGCTAAAAAGGTCTTCCAAGAAATTATCCAAAATGATACGGATCCAAAAGCGTGGGTTGAAGCTAAAGGGATGGTTCAATTATCAGACCCTGCTAAGTTGACACCAATCATCACAGGGATCCTTGATGATAATCAACAATCAATTGACGATTTCAAAAATGGTAAAGACCGGGCAGTTGGCTTCTTAGTCGGTAAGATTATGAAGGAAACACGCGGTCAAGCTAATCCGAAAGTTGTTAATGATTTATTGATGGCTGAATTAAATAAACGATAA
- a CDS encoding diacylglycerol kinase — protein sequence MQKRARLIYNPTSGHEVMKRSVADILDILEQAGYEASAYQTTPEPASAQKEATRAAKDNFDLVVAAGGDGTINEVVNGIAGLAKRPKMAIIPAGTTNDYARALKIPRDNPVDAAKVILKNQTLKMDIGQANDNYFMNIAGGGLLTELTYEVPSDFKSIFGYLAYIVKGAEMLPQIKPIQMHLEYDEGTYDGQASLFLLGLTNSVGGFEQVAPDAQLDDGNFSLIVVKTANMAELVHLMALVLKGGKHVDDPRIIYTKTSKLVARPADENDKMMINLDGEYGGDAPMTFINLQQHIEMYVNKEAIPDHAITTETPEELAAEDQFVKEVEEISKEDIDGDGKIG from the coding sequence ATGCAAAAACGTGCACGGTTAATTTATAATCCAACTTCAGGACATGAAGTAATGAAGCGAAGTGTTGCTGATATTCTGGATATTTTAGAACAAGCGGGTTATGAAGCGAGCGCTTATCAAACAACACCTGAACCAGCATCTGCGCAAAAAGAAGCGACACGTGCTGCTAAAGATAATTTTGATTTAGTGGTTGCCGCCGGCGGTGATGGCACGATCAACGAAGTGGTCAACGGGATTGCCGGACTGGCTAAACGCCCTAAAATGGCAATTATTCCTGCCGGGACAACAAATGATTACGCGCGCGCTTTGAAGATTCCACGTGACAATCCAGTCGATGCAGCGAAAGTGATTTTAAAAAATCAAACGCTCAAAATGGATATCGGTCAAGCAAACGATAATTATTTTATGAACATCGCCGGGGGCGGCTTGTTGACAGAGTTGACGTATGAAGTACCTTCTGATTTCAAATCAATCTTTGGTTATTTAGCGTATATCGTCAAAGGCGCAGAAATGTTGCCTCAGATTAAGCCCATTCAAATGCATCTTGAATACGATGAAGGGACTTATGATGGTCAAGCATCACTCTTCTTATTAGGCTTGACGAATTCTGTCGGTGGGTTCGAACAGGTGGCGCCAGATGCCCAACTGGATGACGGTAATTTTTCATTAATCGTCGTGAAGACGGCTAATATGGCCGAATTGGTTCATCTGATGGCACTTGTCCTAAAAGGTGGCAAGCACGTTGATGATCCACGGATTATTTATACGAAGACGTCTAAGTTAGTGGCTCGACCAGCTGACGAAAACGACAAGATGATGATTAATCTAGATGGTGAATACGGTGGCGATGCGCCAATGACTTTTATTAACTTACAACAACACATCGAAATGTACGTTAATAAAGAAGCGATTCCGGATCACGCAATCACAACGGAGACACCAGAAGAGCTCGCAGCAGAAGATCAATTCGTCAAAGAAGTCGAAGAAATATCAAAAGAAGATATCGACGGTGACGGTAAAATAGGTTAA
- the rlmD gene encoding 23S rRNA (uracil(1939)-C(5))-methyltransferase RlmD — MKIQAPVRKNEKLTVDIMDLTYEGMGVAKVDNYPLFIEGVLPDEQAEVEVTKVNKQYGFARLVNLLKKSPDRVESKANIYSQTGIAPLQHLAYPAQLTFKRNQILNVFQKAHLDIPVQPTLGMTDPTGYRNKAQVPVRFIDGALMTGFYRKHSHQVMPMEDFYIQDPKIDEAIKVVRDILRRFYIDPYNEDTHKGVLRTIMVRRGYYSHEMMIVFITRSKKLPAAREIAIEIKKALPEVVSIMQNVNAAQTNVIFGDQTKLIAGRDFIRDELMGLKFEISAQSFYQVNPVQTEVLYQKAIEAAELTGNETVIDAYSGIGTISLAVAKHAKQVYGVEVVESAVMDARHNAKINAIDNVEFTLGKAEDVMAQWQTDGLQVDALIVDPPRKGLEPSFIEAVGQLKPAKMVYVSCNPATLARDLDLLAAQGYQAEGTQPVDMFPQTLHVESVTKLVLK, encoded by the coding sequence ATGAAAATTCAAGCACCAGTAAGAAAAAATGAAAAGTTAACGGTCGATATTATGGATTTGACCTATGAAGGCATGGGTGTTGCCAAAGTTGACAATTACCCATTATTCATCGAAGGTGTTTTACCTGATGAACAAGCCGAAGTGGAAGTCACAAAGGTCAACAAACAATACGGTTTCGCACGTTTGGTTAACTTATTAAAGAAAAGCCCAGATCGTGTTGAATCAAAAGCGAATATCTACTCACAAACTGGGATCGCACCACTTCAACACTTGGCATACCCAGCGCAATTAACGTTTAAACGCAATCAAATCTTAAATGTTTTCCAAAAAGCGCATTTGGATATTCCAGTCCAACCCACACTTGGGATGACTGATCCAACTGGTTACCGTAACAAGGCTCAAGTACCTGTTCGGTTTATCGATGGTGCCTTAATGACTGGTTTCTACCGGAAACACAGTCACCAAGTGATGCCAATGGAAGATTTCTACATCCAAGATCCTAAGATTGATGAAGCAATCAAAGTGGTTCGTGATATCTTACGTCGTTTCTACATCGATCCATACAATGAAGATACGCATAAAGGTGTTTTGAGAACAATCATGGTTCGTCGCGGTTATTACAGCCACGAAATGATGATTGTCTTCATCACACGTAGTAAGAAATTACCTGCTGCCCGCGAAATTGCCATCGAAATCAAGAAGGCTCTTCCAGAAGTGGTCAGCATCATGCAAAACGTTAATGCGGCCCAAACCAACGTCATTTTCGGTGATCAAACAAAATTAATCGCTGGCCGTGACTTTATTCGCGACGAATTAATGGGCTTGAAATTTGAAATTTCAGCACAATCATTCTATCAAGTGAACCCAGTGCAAACAGAAGTCCTTTACCAAAAGGCAATTGAAGCAGCTGAATTAACAGGCAATGAAACAGTGATCGATGCTTATTCAGGTATCGGGACAATCTCATTAGCAGTGGCTAAACATGCTAAGCAAGTTTACGGCGTTGAAGTCGTTGAATCAGCTGTCATGGATGCCCGTCATAATGCTAAAATCAATGCGATTGATAACGTTGAATTCACACTCGGCAAAGCCGAAGATGTGATGGCCCAATGGCAAACAGACGGCCTTCAAGTCGATGCTTTAATCGTTGATCCACCACGTAAAGGCTTGGAACCAAGCTTTATCGAAGCTGTTGGTCAATTGAAACCTGCTAAGATGGTTTATGTCAGCTGTAACCCAGCAACATTGGCACGTGACTTAGACTTGTTAGCCGCACAAGGTTACCAAGCAGAAGGCACACAACCAGTGGACATGTTCCCACAAACATTACACGTCGAATCAGTAACCAAATTAGTATTAAAATAG
- a CDS encoding PTS transporter subunit EIIC gives MKVIVQSKLLLFGQWITRVQTNHPLYQIIQRSLTLLFPFVLIGSLSQLIQLTLFNRHSFIASIFHFSTWLTKHNYMQVPFNSLTSLTLGIVAAIAAFATARYTAKYYGRDEQLASITGLVAYLLLALRYTPNGELTFNANLLGMGALFFGLLVGYLVGLVFRWLGKAQQVANPHNGSIVGRSLDSLVPISLVVVTAILVGLLLNWLEISILPDQVILKLQNLKANQTSLIFSLGIGVLVTILTFFGLTSMPTLEQFGRDGFAATANLNYAFLHHTPWHVPYPFTLGTLYGPFGAIGGTGGTLALVIAIFLFSRQRDQHLIGRWSLMPVLFNFNSAVLTGLPVLGNGLYIIPFLLVPLVNMGIAALAIALNLMPAVVYNVPLGTPGLLQAFIGTNGNWMALVISLLNVFVGVLIYKPFIQLANRLQEGVDQDV, from the coding sequence ATGAAAGTAATCGTTCAATCTAAATTACTGTTATTTGGACAATGGATCACGCGGGTTCAAACCAATCATCCATTGTATCAAATTATTCAAAGGAGTTTAACGTTGTTGTTTCCGTTTGTGTTAATCGGTAGTTTAAGCCAATTAATTCAACTGACATTATTTAATCGCCATAGTTTTATCGCCAGTATTTTCCACTTTTCAACTTGGTTAACGAAGCATAATTATATGCAGGTGCCGTTTAATAGTCTAACGAGTTTAACCTTAGGGATTGTGGCAGCAATCGCAGCTTTTGCAACAGCGCGCTATACGGCCAAGTATTATGGTCGGGACGAACAACTGGCAAGCATCACAGGCTTAGTGGCCTATCTTTTATTAGCCTTGCGGTATACGCCCAACGGTGAATTGACGTTTAATGCGAATTTGTTGGGGATGGGTGCGCTCTTCTTCGGCTTACTCGTCGGTTATCTGGTAGGTCTTGTTTTCAGATGGCTAGGGAAAGCGCAACAGGTTGCTAATCCCCATAACGGCTCAATTGTGGGGCGTTCATTGGATTCGTTAGTGCCAATTAGCTTAGTGGTCGTCACTGCAATTTTAGTGGGGTTGTTACTCAACTGGTTGGAAATTTCAATTCTACCGGATCAAGTCATCTTAAAATTACAGAATTTAAAAGCCAATCAAACGAGTTTGATTTTTTCACTCGGAATTGGAGTCCTCGTTACAATCTTGACATTCTTTGGGTTAACCAGCATGCCAACGCTTGAGCAGTTTGGCCGTGATGGGTTTGCCGCAACGGCTAACCTAAATTACGCCTTCTTGCACCATACACCATGGCACGTACCTTATCCGTTCACGTTAGGAACACTTTACGGACCATTTGGGGCCATTGGTGGGACTGGTGGCACCTTGGCTTTAGTAATCGCTATTTTTCTTTTCAGTCGTCAACGTGATCAGCATTTGATTGGCCGCTGGTCGTTGATGCCGGTCCTCTTTAATTTCAACAGTGCCGTTTTAACGGGCTTGCCAGTCTTAGGAAATGGGTTATACATTATTCCATTTCTGCTGGTGCCACTGGTTAATATGGGGATTGCGGCCCTGGCGATTGCACTCAATTTGATGCCGGCGGTGGTTTACAATGTGCCACTGGGAACGCCGGGGTTACTACAGGCGTTTATTGGGACTAACGGTAACTGGATGGCATTGGTGATTAGTTTGTTAAACGTGTTCGTCGGCGTTTTAATTTATAAACCATTCATCCAACTTGCAAATCGTTTGCAGGAAGGAGTTGACCAAGATGTCTAA
- a CDS encoding alpha/beta hydrolase — MSKLQRKSLILLGLSFLFLGAMMWPSAQWTRQNVATLTKRHDSKMSPVIFIPGSSATQNRFDELVNKLNKKRGNKHSLLKLTVDTNNHISYSGEIKPRDNEPFIVVGFENNKDGYSNIKKQAKWFSIAFTALAKKYQFNNFKAVGHSNGGLIYTAFLENYFNRDDITVKKLMTIGSPYNFEETSLAHKSQMLTDFIANRKKIPSNLSMYSIAGTENFENDGIVPARSVEAGKYIYQGQVKHYTEITVTGDQAQHSDLPQNQQIINLLEQYILSKTTNRMNQPPKAGTNSDDEQEH; from the coding sequence ATGTCTAAATTACAACGTAAAAGTTTAATTCTCCTTGGCTTGAGTTTTCTATTTTTAGGCGCGATGATGTGGCCTTCTGCACAATGGACGCGCCAAAACGTCGCAACTTTAACTAAACGCCATGATTCTAAAATGTCTCCGGTGATCTTCATTCCTGGGAGTAGCGCGACTCAGAATCGTTTTGATGAGTTGGTTAACAAACTGAATAAAAAGCGGGGCAATAAGCATAGTTTATTAAAATTGACTGTCGATACCAATAATCATATCAGCTATTCTGGCGAAATTAAGCCGCGGGATAACGAACCTTTTATCGTGGTTGGCTTTGAGAATAATAAAGATGGCTACAGTAATATCAAAAAACAGGCCAAATGGTTCTCAATCGCGTTTACGGCGTTAGCCAAGAAATACCAGTTTAATAATTTTAAAGCGGTCGGGCACTCGAACGGTGGTTTGATCTACACCGCCTTTTTAGAGAATTACTTCAATCGGGATGACATTACCGTTAAAAAATTAATGACGATTGGCTCACCGTATAATTTCGAAGAAACGTCGCTGGCCCATAAATCGCAAATGTTAACGGATTTTATCGCCAATCGAAAGAAGATTCCCTCAAACTTGTCGATGTATTCCATCGCGGGGACTGAGAACTTCGAAAATGATGGGATTGTGCCGGCTCGTAGTGTTGAGGCTGGTAAGTATATTTATCAGGGTCAAGTCAAGCATTATACGGAAATCACGGTTACCGGGGATCAAGCGCAACACTCCGATTTACCGCAGAACCAGCAGATTATCAATCTACTCGAGCAATATATTTTAAGTAAGACGACCAATCGAATGAATCAACCGCCAAAAGCGGGGACCAATTCGGATGACGAGCAAGAGCACTAA
- a CDS encoding SPFH domain-containing protein: MGIFLTILLIVILVLIAITLFSSFALIHTGEVGILERLGVYVKTLEPGFHLVFPFLYHITEVVNMKQIPLKVAEQEVITKDNVVVMISETLKYHITDVNSYVYKNKDSVLSMVQDTRAQLRGIIGNMDLNDVLNGTEQINHTLFEQLSAVTAGYGLNVDRVNIDSIQVAHDIQESMNKLLRASREKEANIMEAEGLKAAAIRKAEGVKEANILEAEANKQTQILEAEGKAQSQRTVAEAVKDQINLINSSLVNNGELYLQFKNIEAMEHVADGQNNTIVLPNKAIDSLGSLPAVGELLANKDKHL, translated from the coding sequence ATGGGTATTTTTCTAACGATTTTATTAATTGTCATTTTGGTTTTAATTGCCATCACTTTATTCTCATCTTTTGCCTTGATTCATACTGGTGAAGTGGGGATTTTAGAACGACTTGGGGTTTACGTGAAGACCTTGGAACCTGGTTTCCACCTTGTCTTCCCATTTTTATACCACATCACTGAAGTAGTTAACATGAAACAAATTCCGTTAAAAGTAGCGGAACAAGAAGTTATCACTAAGGATAACGTTGTGGTCATGATTTCAGAAACACTTAAATACCACATCACAGACGTTAATTCATACGTCTACAAAAATAAAGATTCTGTTTTAAGTATGGTACAAGATACTCGGGCCCAACTGCGTGGGATTATCGGGAATATGGATTTAAACGATGTTTTAAACGGGACAGAACAAATTAATCACACCCTTTTTGAACAATTGAGTGCTGTGACCGCCGGCTACGGTTTAAATGTTGATCGGGTCAATATCGATTCCATTCAAGTCGCACATGATATTCAAGAATCAATGAACAAATTACTCCGTGCTTCTCGTGAAAAAGAAGCCAATATTATGGAAGCTGAAGGGCTCAAAGCCGCTGCCATCCGTAAGGCTGAAGGGGTTAAGGAAGCCAATATTCTAGAAGCCGAAGCTAACAAGCAAACCCAAATCTTGGAAGCTGAAGGGAAAGCGCAAAGTCAAAGAACCGTCGCTGAAGCGGTTAAGGATCAAATTAACTTAATCAACTCTAGTTTGGTGAATAACGGCGAACTTTACTTGCAATTCAAGAACATCGAAGCAATGGAACACGTTGCCGATGGCCAAAATAACACCATCGTGCTCCCTAACAAAGCAATTGACAGCTTAGGTAGCCTCCCAGCAGTTGGCGAATTATTAGCAAATAAAGACAAGCATCTATAA
- a CDS encoding GH25 family lysozyme yields MKRRMTPIFQDSFQKRYWRRIVLLSLLAIAVITGIWWWLQNRTDRPNEQQYPVLGAQISQEDGYQDYQILKKEGLKFVYLKVTEGASYKDDNFDSNYSRAEGSGISVGVYHFFSFDSSPEDQAQQFIKSVGQDTGHLPIMVYLSYYNDYAQKPLAKAKTQRAIARFVTLINQYYHQDCIIGGAPALLKRYVPTKGTYPLWQTTQQRPTVGTKNGFWQYTTASKIPGGRDDSEYQLAVFTGTPQEWQKLK; encoded by the coding sequence ATGAAACGTCGAATGACGCCGATTTTTCAAGATAGTTTTCAAAAGCGCTACTGGCGCCGAATAGTTTTACTAAGCCTCTTAGCGATTGCAGTGATCACCGGTATTTGGTGGTGGCTCCAGAATCGAACCGACCGGCCTAACGAGCAACAATATCCCGTCTTAGGGGCTCAAATTAGCCAAGAAGATGGCTACCAAGATTATCAGATTTTGAAAAAAGAAGGCCTAAAATTCGTTTATCTAAAAGTGACCGAAGGGGCTTCCTATAAGGATGATAATTTCGATAGTAATTACAGTCGGGCAGAGGGCTCAGGTATATCAGTGGGGGTTTATCACTTTTTTAGTTTTGATAGTTCACCTGAAGACCAAGCCCAACAGTTTATCAAATCGGTCGGGCAAGATACTGGACATCTGCCAATCATGGTTTATCTTTCTTATTACAATGATTACGCACAAAAACCACTGGCAAAAGCCAAGACGCAACGGGCAATTGCCCGGTTTGTGACGCTCATTAATCAGTATTATCATCAAGATTGCATTATTGGTGGTGCGCCCGCATTATTGAAGCGCTATGTTCCAACCAAGGGTACTTATCCACTGTGGCAAACAACGCAACAGCGGCCAACAGTTGGCACTAAGAACGGTTTTTGGCAGTATACCACTGCTAGCAAAATACCTGGTGGCCGAGACGACTCAGAATATCAATTGGCGGTTTTCACCGGTACGCCGCAAGAATGGCAAAAACTTAAATAG
- a CDS encoding YxeA family protein: MFKRKGWLLLIIIVIFFIGGSWGIKEYYYGGETYYTQITTDGTKQVDKDTEGKSYVSYQYDLPAYDQAGHQKKVSFNSAKSSRLQKQAYLELKVNDRKGVMSWQKVDKADLPKAAEKALAKQLNR; the protein is encoded by the coding sequence ATGTTTAAACGCAAAGGCTGGTTATTATTAATCATCATCGTGATTTTCTTTATTGGCGGTAGCTGGGGAATTAAGGAATATTATTACGGTGGTGAAACCTATTACACACAAATTACAACTGACGGCACGAAGCAGGTCGATAAGGACACAGAAGGTAAATCATATGTTTCTTACCAATACGACCTGCCTGCATACGATCAGGCTGGCCATCAAAAAAAGGTGAGCTTTAATAGTGCCAAAAGTTCACGCTTACAAAAACAAGCCTACCTTGAATTAAAGGTTAACGATCGCAAAGGTGTGATGTCATGGCAAAAGGTGGACAAAGCGGATTTACCAAAAGCAGCCGAAAAGGCATTGGCTAAACAATTAAATAGGTAA
- a CDS encoding DUF4828 domain-containing protein, translated as MRIFEFKKPRELFDQTIHQYQQKARATQASKTATFYAGHWTFDDEKTHKRHTLEITPNLLIQIDHKPLTGKVILLSETELIFLDHFGYQLKITCENHQPVSIYDEAEDTEYPIK; from the coding sequence ATGCGAATTTTTGAATTTAAAAAACCACGAGAATTATTTGATCAAACGATTCATCAATATCAACAAAAGGCCCGGGCCACTCAAGCCAGTAAAACAGCAACTTTTTACGCGGGTCATTGGACTTTCGATGATGAAAAAACGCATAAACGACATACGCTTGAAATCACGCCAAATTTACTTATCCAGATTGATCACAAACCATTAACTGGTAAGGTAATTTTGTTAAGTGAGACCGAGCTTATTTTTCTCGACCATTTTGGTTACCAACTCAAAATCACATGTGAAAACCACCAACCGGTTTCAATCTACGACGAAGCAGAAGACACAGAATACCCAATCAAATAA